The DNA window AGGAGCTCCAGATCGCCCAGGAGCAGACCAAGGGCAACGACAAGCTCACGCTGTACTTCTGCATGAACTACGGCGGGCGCGCGGAGATCGCGGACGCGGCGCAGGCGCTGGCCGCCGACGTGAAGGCGGGCCGCCTCGACCCGTCCAAGGTCACCGAGAAGACCTTCGCGAAGTACCTCTACTACCCGGACATGCCGGACGTCGACCTGTTCCTGCGCCCCTCGGGCGAGCAGCGCACGTCCAACTACCTGATCTGGCAGAGCGCTTACGCCGAGATGGTCTTCCAGGACGTGCTCTGGCCGGACTTCGACCGCCGCGACCTGTGGCGCGCGTGCCTGGAGTACGCGTCGCGGGACCGCCGGTTCGGCGGGGCGATCCCCAACGAGCAGCAGCCCGCGGAGGAGCAGGGCACCGCGTGAGCTGAGCGCGCAGGCACGCAGGAGGGCCCCGGGCATCGCCCGGGGCCCTCGGTGCACGCGGCCGGGTCAGCGCTTCGCGGCGCACTCCCCGCACGTGCCGAAGATCTCGATGGTGTGCGCGACGTCCACGAAGCCGTGCTCCTCGGCGATGGAGTCCGCCCACTTCTCGACGGCGGGGCCCTCCACCTCGACGGCCTTGCCGCACAGCCGGCACACCAGGTGGTGGTGGTGCCCGCTGGAGCAGCGGCGGTAGACCGCCTCGCCCTCGCTGGTGCGCAGCACGTCGACCTCGCCCGCGTCGGCGAGGGACTGCAGCGTGCGGTAGACGGTGGTCAGGCCGACCGACGCACCGCGGTGCTTGAGCATGTCATGGAGTTCTTGCGCGCTACGGAACTCGTCCACCTCGTCGAGCGCGGCCGCCACCGCTGCCCGCTGCTTGGTGGACCGGCCGCGTACGGGGGGACCCGCGGTCGCCACAGTTGCCTCCTCCAGCTCGCCTGAACACCCATCCGCACATGTCGCACGGCAATTGTGCCAGTCCGCGCGGGCGGGTGGGCAAGCCCGGACGGGCGTCAGACCTTGACGTCGTCCGCCGCCGTGCGCGCGGCCGGCGCCTTGAGGGTGCATTCCCCGTCCGCCGCGGCCTTCCCCGCGCGCCGCTTCGCCAGGGGCGCGGCGAGCGCGGTGAGGACGACGAACAGGCCGATGGCGAAGAGCACGATGGTCGCGCCGGAGGGCACGTCGGCGTAGTAGGACGTGGCGGTGCCGGAGAGGGTCACCGTGACGCCGATGCCCACCGCGAGGGCGAAGGTCGCCTTGAAACTGCGGGTGATCTGCTGCGAGGCGGCGACCGGGATCACCATCAGGGCGCTGACGAGCAGCAGGCCGACGACGCGCATGGCGACGGTGACGGTGACCGCGGCGGTGACGGCGACGAGCAGGTTCAGCAGCCGCACCGGCAGCCCGGTGACGCGCGCGAACTCCTCGTCCTGGCAGATGGCGAAAAGCTGACGGCGCAGCCCGACCGTGGTGAGGATCACAAAGGCGGCCAGGATGCAGATCGCGACGATGTCCTCCTCCGAGACCGTGGCGATCGAGCCGAAGAGGTAGCTGCTCAGGTTGGCGCTGGAGCCGTTGTCGGAGAGGTTCATCAGCATCACGCCGCCGGCCATGCCGCCGTAGAAGAGCATCGCGAGGGCGATGTCGCCGCGCGTCCGCCCGTACCAGCGGATCAGCTCCATGACGACGGCGCCCGCGATGCACACGGCGGTGGCCATCCACACGGGGCTGGAGTTCAGCAGGAAGCCGAGGCCGACGCCGGTGAGGGCGACGTGCCCGAGGCCGTCGCCCATGAGGGCCTGGCGGCGCTGGACGAGGTAGGTGCCGATGGCGGGCGCGGTGACGCCCACGAGGAGCGCCGCGAGCAGGGCCCGCTGCATGAAGGCGAGGTCGAGGATGTCCATCAGGTCAGCAGCCCTGTCCGAATCGGTTCCGCAGCCGGGCCGGCGTGCGGGTGTACGTGGTCGTGGCCGGGCAGCGCGTGCTGGCCGACGGCCTCCGGGGGCGGGCCGTCGTGGACGACGCAGCCGTCGCGCAGCACGACCGCCCGGTCGATGAGCGGCTCCAGCGGGCCCAGCTCGTGCAGCACGAGCAGGACGGTGGCCCCGCGGGCGACCTGGGCGCGCAGGGCCTCGGCGAGGACCTCCTGGCTCGCGAGGTCGACGCCGGCCATCGGCTCGTCCATGATCAGCAGCTCGGGTTCGCCGGCCAGGGCGCGGGCGATGAGGACCCGCTGGTGCTGGCCGCCGGAGAGGGCGTCGACGGAGTCCCCGAGGCGGTCGTCCATGCCGACGAGCTCCAGGGCGCGTATGACCGCCTCCTTGTCGGCCTTGCGCATCATCCCGAACCGGGTGCGGGCGAGCCGCCCGGCCGAGACGACCTCGCGCACGGTCGCGGGGACCCCGCCGGCGGCGGTGGTGCGCTGCGGCACGTAGCCGACGCGGGCCCAGTCGCGGAAGCGCCGCCGGGGCGTGCCGAAGAGCTCCAGTTCGCCGCCGGTGAGCGGCACCTGGCCGACGATGCTGCGCACGGCCGTGGACTTGCCCGAGCCGTTGGCGCCGAGCAGGGCGACGACCTCGCCGGAGCGGACGGTCAGGTCCACGCCGCGCAGCACCGGGCGGCCGCCCAGGCTCGCGGTGGCGTCCCGCAGGGATATGACGGGCTGCTCCATGGTGATCTCCTCGGGCGCGCTCACTTGGTGCCGAGCGCCTTCTGCAGGGCGGCCAGGTTGGCTTCCATGACCTCGATGTAGTCGTGGCCCTTGGACTTGTCCGTGATGCCTTCGAGCGGGTCCAGGACGTCGGTCTTCAGCTTCAGGTCCTTGGCCAGCGTCTTCGCGGTCGCCGGGCTGGCGAGGGTCTCGAAGAAGATCGTCGAGACGTGGTGGTCCTCGGCGAGCTTGTGCAGGTCCTTGATGCGGGCGGCGCTGGGCTCGGACTCGGGGTCGAGGCCGCTGATGGCCTCCTCGGTCAGGCCGTAGCGCTCGGCGAGGTAGCCGAAGGCCGCGTGGGTGGTGATGAAGGTGTCCGAGGCGCGGTTCTTCAGGCCGTCCTTGAACTTGGCGTCCAGGGCGCCGAGCTTCTTCACCAGGGCGTCGGCGTTCTTCTCGTAGTCGCCCTTGTGCCCGGGGTCGGCCTCGGCGAGGGTCTTGGCGACGCCCTTGGCGGCCTCGGCGTACTTCACCGGGTCGAGCCAGATGTGGGGGTCGGCGCCGCCCCCGTGGTCGTGCCCGTGGCCTTCGTGGCCATGCTCGTCGTGGCCGTGGTCGTCGTGCCCGGCCTCCTCCGACTCCTCGGAGTGGGAGTGGTTGTCGCCGGTGGTGTGGTGCTTGCCGTCGACCTCGGTGCCGTGCTCCTCGAGCTCGGTGAGGGAGGCCACGTCCACGGCGTGCTTGTTCTTCGACTGCTTGATCGCCTCGTCCACGGCGGGCTGGACGCCCTTGAGGTAGACGATCGCGCCCGCGTCGGCGAGGGAGCCGATCTGCTTGGGCTTGAGCTCCAGGTCGTGGGGCTCGACGCCGGGCTTGGTCAGGTTGGTGACGCTGACGTGCTCGCCGCCGATCTGCTCGGCGAGGTACTGCATGGGGTAGAACGACGCCACCACCGCGAGCTTGCCGTCCGCCGCCTTGCCCGCGGACTCGTCCGGGGAACAGGCGGAGAGACCGAGCACTCCGAGTGCGGCGGCCGCGGCGACGACGGCGGTGCGTATTCGGGGGGCGCGGAGCTGGGGGAGGCGGCTTACGTTCATGACAGTCATTTTCAACAAAAATGGAAACGATTGTCAACAAGGTGGTCCGGGGCGGGGTGCGGAGGGGCATGGTCAAGCCAAGGCCAGAGCCGATTTGATTAGGAGGGTGGCAGCGCCGGTAACCTGAGTCATTCGCTGTTCGTCGTCGCAATGAAGAGAGCACCGTGGCCGCCGACAAGATCGACACCATCGTCAGCCTGAGCAAGCGCCGTGGCTTCGTCTATCCGTGCAGTGAGATCTACGGCGGACAGCGTGCCGCCTGGGATTACGGTCCGCTGGGCGTGGAGCTCAAGGAGAACATCAAGCGCCAGTGGTGGCGCTCCATGGTCACCTCGCGCGACGACGTCGTCGGTCTCGACTCGTCGGTGATCCTGGCCCGTGAGGTCTGGGAGGCGTCCGGCCACGTCGCGACCTTCACGGACCCGCTGACCGAGTGCACCTCCTGCCACAAGCGCTACCGCGCCGACCACCTGGAGGAGGCGTACGAGGCCAAGCACGGCAAGCTGCCCGAGAACGGCCTCGCCGACCTCAACTGCGCGCACTGCGGCACCAAGGGCGCCTTCACCGAGCCCAAGCTGTTCTCCGGCCTGCTGTCCACCCACCTGGGCCCGACCCAGGACTCCGGTTCGGTCAGCTACCTGCGCCCCGAGACCGCGCAGGGCATCTTCACCAACTTCGCCCAGGTCCAGCAGACCTCGCGGAAGAAGCCGCCGTTCGGCATCGCCCAGACCGGCAAGTCCTTCCGCAACGAGATCACGCCGGGCAACTTCATCTTCCGCACCCGCGAGTTCGAGCAGATGGAGATGGAGTTCTTCGTCAAGCCGGGCGAGGACGAGACCTGGCACGAGTACTGGATGGAGCAGCGCTGGAGCTGGTACACCGGCCTCGGCATGCGCGAGGAGAACATGCGGTGGTATGAGCATGCCGCGGAGAAGCTCTCCCACTACTCCAAGCGCACCACTGACATCGAGTACCGCTTCAACTTCGGCGGCACCGAGTTCTCCGAGCTGGAAGGCATCGCCAACCGCACGGACTACGACCTGAAGGCCCACTCCCAGGCCTCCGGCCAGGACCTGACCTTCTTCGACCAGGAGGCCGGCGAGCGCTGGTTCCCGTACGTCATCGAGCCGGCGGCCGGCCTGAACCGCGCCATGCTCGCCTTCATGCTCGACGCGTACAACGAGGACGAGGCCCCCAACGCCAAGGGCGTCATGGAGAAGCGCGTCGTGATGCGCCTCGACCCGCGCCTGGCCCCGGTCAAGGTCGCCGTCCTCCCGCTGTCCCGGAACCCGCAGCTGTCCCCGAAGGCCAAGGGCCTCGCCACGGACCTGCGCAAGAACTGGAACATCGAGTTCGACGACGCGGGCGCCATCGGCCGCCGTTACCGCCGCCAGGACGAGATCGGCACGCCGTTCTGCGTCACGGTCGACTTCGACACGCTCGAGGACAACGCCGTGACCGTCCGCGAGCGCGACACGATGAAGCAGGAGCGCGTCTCCCTCGACCAGATCGAGGGCTACCTGGGCTCGCGTCTGCTGGGTTGCTGACGTCTTTTCGTAACGGCCGGAGGCCCCGGTTCCCCACTCGGCGGGGACCGGGGCCTCCGGCTTTTCCACGTTCCCCCCGGACGTCCGCCCGAGGGTGGCACCAGCTGCACCACCGAGCCGGACGCCAGCACCATCGCCCGCCCCTGACCTGCGCACCTACCGTGTGACCATGCGAATCCCCATCCCCCTCCGCCGCCCCTTCGACGGGGCCGGCCGCGCCGCCGTCTTCCTCGCCGTCGGCGGGCTCGTCCAGTTCGGGGCGCTCGCCGTGCTGGCGGTGCCGTGGCTGGACGGCGGGCCGACGAGGGCGACCAGCTGCCTGCTCGCCCTGGCGGTGATGACGGGGGTCCTCGGGGCCGCCTGCCCCGTGCTGACGCGGGCGCAGCGGGCGCGGTTCCGGGCGTGGCTCGGGGTGGAGATACCGGTCGCGGGCCGGTCCTGGTCGTGGCGGCAGGTGGGCTACCACCTGGTGGCGGGGCCGCTGATCGCGCTGGGCGGCGCGCTGACGCTGCTGCTGTGGGCGGCGGCCGCGGTGGCCGCCACGGTCTACGTCTGGGTGTGGGCGCTGCCGCCCGACACGCGGCCGGCGCAGGTGGGTTACGCCGTACAGGCCGCCTACCTCACCGTCGCAGGACTCGCCGGGCTCTACGGCGCGGCATGGCTCTCCCGCGCGCTCGTCCGGCTCGACACCCGCGCCGCCACGGACCGCCTCGGCCCCAGCCGCGCCGAGGTGCTGGAGCAGCGCGTCGAGGAGGTCGCCGCGAGCCGCGCCGGCGTCGTGGACGCCGCCGACGCCGAGCGCCGCCGCATCGAGCGCGACCTGCACGACGGGGCCCAGCAGCGGCTCGTGTCGATGGCGGTGAACCTGGGGCTGGCCAAGGTGACGCTCAAGGACCTGCCCGAGGAGGCCCGCCAGGTCATCGACGAGGCGCACCGCGAGGCGAAAGAGGCCATCGCCGAGCTCGGCAACCTCGTACGCGGCCTGCACCCGGCCGTGCTGGAGGACCGCGGCCTCGACGCCGCCCTGTCCGGCATCGCCGAGCGGACGCCCCTGCCCGTGGGGCTGACGGTCGACCTCGCCGACCGGCCCGCCCCGACCGTCGAGGCCGTCGCCTACTTCGTCGTCTCCGAAGCGCTCGCCAACGTCGTCAAGCACGCGCGGGCGAACCGGGCCGACGTCCGCGTCGAACGGCGAGGGGGGATACTTCTCGTCGTCGTCACCGACGACGGCGTGGGCGGGGCCGACCCTACGGGCGGCAGCGGGCTGGCCGGACTGGCCAAGCGGGTCGCGTCGGTCGACGGCACGTTCTCGATCAGCAGCCCCGTGGGGGGCCCGACCGTCGTGACTGTGGAGCTGCCGTGCGCGCCGTGATCGCCGAGGATTCCGTCCTGCTCCGGATCGGCCTGGTGAAGGTCCTGGAGACGGCCGGGTTCGACGTGGTCGCGGAGACCGGCGACGCGGAGGCGCTGCTGGCGGCGATGGAGGAGCACCGGCCCGGTCTCGCCGTCCTCGACGTGCGCATGCCGCCGGGCTTCACCGACGAGGGCGTGCGCGCCGCGCTCGTCATCCGCAAGCAGTGGCCGGACACGGCCGTGCTGCTGCTCTCCCAGTACGTGGAGGAGCGCTACGCCGCCGACCTGCTGTCCGGGGACACGCGGGGCGTCGGCTACCTGCTCAAGGAGCGGGTCGCCGACGTGGAGGAGTTCATCGACGCGCTGCGGCGCGTCGCGGGCGGCGGCACCGCGCTCGACCCGCAGGTCGTCTCGCAGCTGCTGCTGCGCCGGCACAGCGATCCGCTGGACCGGCTCACGCCGCGCGAGCGGGACGTGCTGGAACTGATGGCGTCCGGGCGGTCGAACGCGGGGATCGCGGAGGGGCTGGTCGTGAGCGAGAGCGCCGTCGCCAAGCACATCAACTCGATCCTGGCGAAGCTGGACCTGCCGAAGGCGGACGCGGACCACCGGCGGGTGCTGGCGGTCCTGCGGTTCCTCGGCGTGGGCTGACGGGGCGTGGGCTGACGGTTTTTCAGCCCTGCAGGCCGCGCAGCAGCAGGTCGCAGACGGCGTCGAACGCGGCGTCGATGCCCGGGAGCGACCAGTCCGCGGCGTACGCCGGGTCGTGGAAGCGGTTCGTCGCGTCCCAGAGCGCGCGCGCCGTGGCCGCGGCGTCGGTCCCGGCGAACTCGCCGCTGCGGACGCCGCTCTCCACGATCCGGGCCAGCTGCCCGATCATCGTCTCGATGTGCCGGTCGACCGTGGCGCTGTTCTCGCCCACGAGGACCATGTACGTGGCGAACAGCTCGGGGTCGTCCCCCGCCTTGCGCCGCTTCGCGGCGAACAGCGCGGCGAGCCAGGAGCGCAGCCGCGGGCCGGCGGGGCCGTCCGCGTCGGCGACGGCCGACAGCTCCGCGTGCGACAGGTCCAGCCAGCGCTGCGTGACCGCCTCCCGCAGGGCGGCCTTGCTGCCGAAGTGCCGGTAGACGCTGCCGTGACTGACGCCCAGCGCACGTGCGACGTCGACCACGGTGGCCTTGGCGGGCCCGAAGCGGCGCAGCACGTCCTCGGTGGCTTCGAGGATGCGTTCGGGGGTCAGCGGCGCGGGCGACATGCGGGCTCGTACCTTTCGGCTAGGGACGGGCGGTCCGGGAATGACGTACGCCCAGATGGACGGTACCTGTCCGGCACCGGCCGGTGGGTGCCCAGTCCCGCGACCGGTCTCCCACCGCCGGACCCGCCGGTGGGGGTTGTGCGCCGTCGCGGCGGGGTTCCCTGCCGGGGCAGGGAGCGTTGAGAGGCGCTGCCTCTCGATTCCGCCGCCGCGGCGGGTCTCCTGCCCGGCGGCAGCAGGTGGCGAGAGGCCGTGCCTCTCTGTTCCGCCGCTGTGGTGAGCAACCACCGCGGTGAAGCCCGGCGGTGCCGGTCCGGCCCCGGGCTCGGGCCGTGTGGCACCGCCGGACCCGCCGGTGGGGGTTGCGCGCCGTCGCGGCGCGGACTGGCTGCCCGCGGCGGTAAGCGCACCCCCGTCCGGGGATCGGGTGAGCCGCCCGTAGGGCTCACCGTTCGCTGTCGAGGTGGGCCATCTGGGATTCCGGGTAGCGCGCGCCGGCCGCGGCGCCCGCGGGGACGGCCGCCTCGATGGCGGCGAGGTCGGCGGCGTCCAGGGTCAGGGCGAGCGCGCCGAGCGCCTCCGTGAGGCGGTCGCGGCGGCGGGCGCCGACGAGGGGGACGATGTCCTCGCCCTGGGCGAGGACCCAGGCGATGGCGGTCTGCGCGACGCTCGCGCCCTTGCTGTCGGCGACCTTGCGCAGGGCGTCTACCAGGTCGAGGTTGCGCTGCAGGTTCTCGCCCTGGAAGCGCGGGCTCATGCCGCGGAAGTCGCCCGCGCCGAGCTGCCGGTCCCGGCCGAAGTGGCCGCTGATGAGGCCGCGCGAGAGCACGCCGTACGCGGTGACGCCGATGCCCAGCTCGCGGGCGGTGGGCAGGATCTCCTCCTCGATGCCGCGGGAGATCAGCGAGTACTCGATCTGCAGGTCGGAGATGGGCGCCACGGACGCGGCCCGGCGCAGGGTGTCGGCGCCCACCTCGGAGAGGCCGATGTGGCGCACGTGGCCGGCCTCGACGAGCTC is part of the Streptomyces roseifaciens genome and encodes:
- a CDS encoding glycine--tRNA ligase is translated as MAADKIDTIVSLSKRRGFVYPCSEIYGGQRAAWDYGPLGVELKENIKRQWWRSMVTSRDDVVGLDSSVILAREVWEASGHVATFTDPLTECTSCHKRYRADHLEEAYEAKHGKLPENGLADLNCAHCGTKGAFTEPKLFSGLLSTHLGPTQDSGSVSYLRPETAQGIFTNFAQVQQTSRKKPPFGIAQTGKSFRNEITPGNFIFRTREFEQMEMEFFVKPGEDETWHEYWMEQRWSWYTGLGMREENMRWYEHAAEKLSHYSKRTTDIEYRFNFGGTEFSELEGIANRTDYDLKAHSQASGQDLTFFDQEAGERWFPYVIEPAAGLNRAMLAFMLDAYNEDEAPNAKGVMEKRVVMRLDPRLAPVKVAVLPLSRNPQLSPKAKGLATDLRKNWNIEFDDAGAIGRRYRRQDEIGTPFCVTVDFDTLEDNAVTVRERDTMKQERVSLDQIEGYLGSRLLGC
- a CDS encoding sensor histidine kinase, which codes for MRIPIPLRRPFDGAGRAAVFLAVGGLVQFGALAVLAVPWLDGGPTRATSCLLALAVMTGVLGAACPVLTRAQRARFRAWLGVEIPVAGRSWSWRQVGYHLVAGPLIALGGALTLLLWAAAAVAATVYVWVWALPPDTRPAQVGYAVQAAYLTVAGLAGLYGAAWLSRALVRLDTRAATDRLGPSRAEVLEQRVEEVAASRAGVVDAADAERRRIERDLHDGAQQRLVSMAVNLGLAKVTLKDLPEEARQVIDEAHREAKEAIAELGNLVRGLHPAVLEDRGLDAALSGIAERTPLPVGLTVDLADRPAPTVEAVAYFVVSEALANVVKHARANRADVRVERRGGILLVVVTDDGVGGADPTGGSGLAGLAKRVASVDGTFSISSPVGGPTVVTVELPCAP
- a CDS encoding metal ABC transporter substrate-binding protein — its product is MNVSRLPQLRAPRIRTAVVAAAAALGVLGLSACSPDESAGKAADGKLAVVASFYPMQYLAEQIGGEHVSVTNLTKPGVEPHDLELKPKQIGSLADAGAIVYLKGVQPAVDEAIKQSKNKHAVDVASLTELEEHGTEVDGKHHTTGDNHSHSEESEEAGHDDHGHDEHGHEGHGHDHGGGADPHIWLDPVKYAEAAKGVAKTLAEADPGHKGDYEKNADALVKKLGALDAKFKDGLKNRASDTFITTHAAFGYLAERYGLTEEAISGLDPESEPSAARIKDLHKLAEDHHVSTIFFETLASPATAKTLAKDLKLKTDVLDPLEGITDKSKGHDYIEVMEANLAALQKALGTK
- a CDS encoding response regulator transcription factor; the protein is MRAVIAEDSVLLRIGLVKVLETAGFDVVAETGDAEALLAAMEEHRPGLAVLDVRMPPGFTDEGVRAALVIRKQWPDTAVLLLSQYVEERYAADLLSGDTRGVGYLLKERVADVEEFIDALRRVAGGGTALDPQVVSQLLLRRHSDPLDRLTPRERDVLELMASGRSNAGIAEGLVVSESAVAKHINSILAKLDLPKADADHRRVLAVLRFLGVG
- a CDS encoding aldo/keto reductase yields the protein MQHRTLGTTGPQVSALGLGAMGMSALYGETDRAESIATIHAALDAGVTLIDTGDFYGMGHNELLIGEALRTTSEANRAKALTSVKFGALRDPDGGWSGYDGRPAAVKNFAAYSLQRLGTGHIDVYRIARVDPGVPIEETVGAIAELVEAGHVRHIGLSEVGADTLRRAASVAPISDLQIEYSLISRGIEEEILPTARELGIGVTAYGVLSRGLISGHFGRDRQLGAGDFRGMSPRFQGENLQRNLDLVDALRKVADSKGASVAQTAIAWVLAQGEDIVPLVGARRRDRLTEALGALALTLDAADLAAIEAAVPAGAAAGARYPESQMAHLDSER
- a CDS encoding TetR/AcrR family transcriptional regulator, whose amino-acid sequence is MSPAPLTPERILEATEDVLRRFGPAKATVVDVARALGVSHGSVYRHFGSKAALREAVTQRWLDLSHAELSAVADADGPAGPRLRSWLAALFAAKRRKAGDDPELFATYMVLVGENSATVDRHIETMIGQLARIVESGVRSGEFAGTDAAATARALWDATNRFHDPAYAADWSLPGIDAAFDAVCDLLLRGLQG
- a CDS encoding isoprenyl transferase, with product MARRGILGRSRREYRTPEPHPSGARPPKIPGELVPEHVAIVMDGNGRWAKDRGLPRTEGHKVGAERVLDVLQGAIEMGVGSISLYAFSTENWRRSPDEVRFLMNFNRDFIRKTRDQLDELGIRVRWVGRMPKLWRSVAKELQIAQEQTKGNDKLTLYFCMNYGGRAEIADAAQALAADVKAGRLDPSKVTEKTFAKYLYYPDMPDVDLFLRPSGEQRTSNYLIWQSAYAEMVFQDVLWPDFDRRDLWRACLEYASRDRRFGGAIPNEQQPAEEQGTA
- a CDS encoding metal ABC transporter permease, translated to MDILDLAFMQRALLAALLVGVTAPAIGTYLVQRRQALMGDGLGHVALTGVGLGFLLNSSPVWMATAVCIAGAVVMELIRWYGRTRGDIALAMLFYGGMAGGVMLMNLSDNGSSANLSSYLFGSIATVSEEDIVAICILAAFVILTTVGLRRQLFAICQDEEFARVTGLPVRLLNLLVAVTAAVTVTVAMRVVGLLLVSALMVIPVAASQQITRSFKATFALAVGIGVTVTLSGTATSYYADVPSGATIVLFAIGLFVVLTALAAPLAKRRAGKAAADGECTLKAPAARTAADDVKV
- a CDS encoding metal ABC transporter ATP-binding protein, giving the protein MEQPVISLRDATASLGGRPVLRGVDLTVRSGEVVALLGANGSGKSTAVRSIVGQVPLTGGELELFGTPRRRFRDWARVGYVPQRTTAAGGVPATVREVVSAGRLARTRFGMMRKADKEAVIRALELVGMDDRLGDSVDALSGGQHQRVLIARALAGEPELLIMDEPMAGVDLASQEVLAEALRAQVARGATVLLVLHELGPLEPLIDRAVVLRDGCVVHDGPPPEAVGQHALPGHDHVHPHAGPAAEPIRTGLLT
- a CDS encoding Fur family transcriptional regulator yields the protein MATAGPPVRGRSTKQRAAVAAALDEVDEFRSAQELHDMLKHRGASVGLTTVYRTLQSLADAGEVDVLRTSEGEAVYRRCSSGHHHHLVCRLCGKAVEVEGPAVEKWADSIAEEHGFVDVAHTIEIFGTCGECAAKR